Within the Beduinella massiliensis genome, the region CCTGCCGGACGAGGTGCTCGGCATGGAGGCCTCGCTCTTCGCCGCCTATTGGGACGCCCCCGGTTTCCCGCTGCTCACGGTGCGCGGCATTCAAATCGGCGAATCGCGGGACACCGTGCTTTCCCTCTTCCCGCAGGACAGCGCCGCGTGCGAGCAAAACACCGAGGACGGCGACTTTTCCTTTGAAGAGGCCGTCAGCTTCATCTTTCACGCGCCCGACGGGGGCGGCTCGTATACCCTGACCTTTTATATGGAAGCGCAAGCCGTCGCGGCCATGCGCCTGGTCTACGAAAAGACGTCGGAAGTTTAAGAGGATTCTCCGCGCTTCGCCGCGCCAATCACTGAGGGAGGTTTTTCCATGATACGCCACATCGTCATGTTCTGGCTCAAGGACAAGAGCCCCGAAAACATTCAGCTGACCGCAGACAAGCTCCGCTCGATGAAGGGAAAAATCGAGGGGATGCGGGATCTGGAGGTAGGCGTCGACTTCCTCCGTTCCGAGCGCTCGTGCGACATCTGCCTGACGACCCTCTTTGAAACGCGCGAGGCGCTCGACGCCTACCGCACGCATCCCGTGCACCTGCCCGTGCAGGCGCACATGCATGCGGTGCGCGAGAAGAGCTGCGCCGCCGATTACGAGGTGTAAGATGCCGGAAATGACCGCCTTTAAGCCCCTCGGCGCGACGACGCTGCTCGCGCCCGTGCCCGCCGTGATGGTTTCCTGCCGCGGCACAAAGCCGCCGCACGACAAGGACAACATCATCACGGTCGCATGGGCAGGCACGGTCTGCTCCGACCCGCCGATGCTTTCCATCAGCGTGCGCAAGTCCCGCTTTTCGCACGAACAGCTCATGCAGAGCCGCTGTCTTTACGTAAATCTCGTCTCGCAGGAGCTGTGCAGGGCCACGGATTTCTGCGGCGTCAAGAGCGGGCGCGACGTGGACAAGTTTGCCGCCTGCGGTTTAACGCCCGTTCGCCTGCCCGCGCTCGAGGAGGCGCCCGCCATCGCCGAAGCGCCCATCTGCCTGGCCTGCCGGGTAGAAAGCGTGCAGGAGCTCGGTTCGCACGACCTG harbors:
- a CDS encoding flavin reductase family protein gives rise to the protein MPEMTAFKPLGATTLLAPVPAVMVSCRGTKPPHDKDNIITVAWAGTVCSDPPMLSISVRKSRFSHEQLMQSRCLYVNLVSQELCRATDFCGVKSGRDVDKFAACGLTPVRLPALEEAPAIAEAPICLACRVESVQELGSHDLFLCRIVEVYVQERLFGEKGELVMERARLCAYSHGEYHALGRVLGFFGYSVASDKVLRRRLPSVNRKK
- a CDS encoding Dabb family protein; the protein is MIRHIVMFWLKDKSPENIQLTADKLRSMKGKIEGMRDLEVGVDFLRSERSCDICLTTLFETREALDAYRTHPVHLPVQAHMHAVREKSCAADYEV